The nucleotide sequence CTCTAAAATTAGGCTATATCGCGCGATAATTATTTGTCTTAATACACGATACATCTTACAAAAAGTGTTTTGATAATTCAAAACACTTTTTTTTCATCCCTTATTTTATATATGAAACTAGTTTTTCTAATGAAAAAAATCGGCTCTTAATTAATTGTATATAAAATGTTATTATTATATTTGTTTCAAATAAGAAACAAGTTTATCATTTGAAACAAATAAATATATAATGAAAGCAACCATTTACGAAGGGAATAAAACCTTTACAGTTATTGAAAAAGAAGTAGCGCAACCTGCTGCTGGTGAAGTTAGAATTAAAGTGGCCTATGTGGGAGTTTGTGGAACTGATGTGCACATCTATCACGGAATGATGGATAAACGTGTGAATATTCCTGAAACGATTGGTCACGAAATGTCAGGGGTTATTGATGCTGTTGGCGAAGGAGTTAGTGGATACGCAATTGGAGACAAAGTGGTAGTTCGTCCATTAGATGACCGCAAGGCAAAAGCTTCTGATAAAGGATTCAATCATATTTGCGAAGAATTAAAATTTATTGGAATTGATAGTCCTGGAGCTATGCAACAGTACTGGAATGTACCTGCTTTTACCTTACATAAATTAAAGGAAACTACCGACTTAAAATTAGCTGCACTAATCGAACCATTATCAGTTGCTACACATGATGTACGTAGAAGTGGATTGGTAAAAGGAGAAACAGCAGTTGTTTTAGGAGGAGGCCCTATAGGTTTGTTAGTAGCGATGGCTGCAAAAGAAGTAGGAGCACAGGTAATTATTTCAGAGGTTAATCCTAATCGTATTGCTAAAGCTAAAGAACTTGGTTTTGATGCAGTAAGCCCAATTGAGGTGGATTTAGTGGAATATGTGAAATCAAAAACAGATAACCGTAGAGCGGATGTAGTTTTTGAAGTAGCTGGAGTACAACCTGCCTTAGACATTATGTGTGAAGTAGCTGGAATTAGAGGAAGAATCTTGATGGTTGCTATTCACGGAGAGAAAAAACCAGTAGATTTATTTAAATTTTTCTGGAAAGAATTAAGCTTAATCGGTGCTCGTGTTTATGAAAAAGAAGACTACGAAAAAGCAATTCAATTAATTACGGCTAATGAGTTGCCATTCGAACAAATGATAACAGATGTACAGCCGTTGACGAATATCCAACAAGTATTTGAAAATATCGACAAAAATCCAGAAGGCTTAAAAGTATTAATGGATTGCCAAGCATAAATAATAACAATTAAACAAAAAAAGATGAGCGTTTTAGATACATTCAGTTTAAAAGGAAAAATTGCATTGGTAACAGGATGCAAAAGAGGAATTGGAAAAGCAATGGCTATAGGTTTGGCGCAAGCAGGTGCTGATATCATTGGTGTAAGTGCTTCATTAGAAACAGAAGGAAGTGCAGTTGAAAAAGAAGTAACAGCCTTAGGTAGAAAATTTAAAGGATATACTTGTGACTTTGGTGACAGAAAATCATTGTATGCATTTATTGAAGCTGTAAAAGCTGATTTTCCACAAATCGATATTTTGGTCAATAATGCGGGTACTATCTTAAGAGCACCAGCCGCTGAGCATCCAGATGAAATGTGGGACAAAGTGGTTGAAGTAAATCAAAATGCACAATTCATTCTAACGAGAGAAATAGGAAAAGAAATGGTAGCTAGAGGGAACGGAAAAATTGTTTTCACAGCTTCATTATTGACTTTCCAAGGGGGTATTACTGTTCCAGGTTATGCTGCAAGTAAAGGAGCTATTGGTCAATTAACAATGGCTTTTGCTAACGAATGGGCAGGTAAAGGTGTAAATGTAAATGCCATTGCACCAGGGTATATCGATACGGATAACACAGAAGCATTGCGTAACGACCCTGTTCGTTCGGCTTCTATTTTAGGACGTATTCCTGCGGGACGTTGGGGTAAACCAGAAGATTTTGCTGGTCCAACAGTTTTCTTATGTTCAGAAGCAGCTTCTTACATGCACGGTACAACGATGCTTGTTGATGGTGGATGGATGGGACGATAAATTGTTTAAAATTTAATAAAAGTAAAGATGGCAGAAATTAAAGAATACCAATTATTTATTAATGGTGAGTGGAAAACTTCTACTTCTGGTGAAACAATTGATGTTTTAAGCCCAGCTACAGAAGAAGTGGTGGCAAGAGTACAAAATGGTACTGCTGAAGAAGCGCTAGAAACCTTAGCGTTTGCTGACAAAGCACAAAAAGAATGGAAAAAGAAACCTGCAAGAGAAAGAGCTGAATTATTATATAAGTTCTCTAATGAAATTAAAGCGAACTCAGAATATTTAGCGCAATTAATTGTTAAAGAGCAAGGAAAATTATTAAAAGTAGCTCGTTTTGAAGTTGCCGTTGCATCATCATTCATTGAATATGCTTGCGAAGGAGCACGTCGCATTGAAGGAGATATTATTCCTTCTGATAATCCAAACGAGCAAATTTGGATTCAAAAAGTACCTCGTGGGGTTATTGTTGCTATCACGGCTTGGAACTTTCCTTTTGCATTAGCGGCTCGTAAGTTGGGACCTGCTTTGATTGCAGGAAACAGTATTGTGATTAAACCAACATCTGAAACACCTTTATCAACCTTAGAGTTAGGAAATATTGCTAATAAAGTGGGAATTCCTGCGGGAGTAATTAACATTCTAACAGGTCCTGGTAGAGCGATGGGGAATGCTTTGGTAAAAAGCCCAATCACTAAAATGGTTACCATGACAGGTTCTACGCCTGTAGGTCAAGATATTGCTCGTAATGCAGCAGAAAATCTAACGCACGTACAATTAGAACTAGGAGGAAAAGCGCCTTTTATCGTTTTTGCTGATGCAGATATTGATGCTGCAGTAGATGCTGCTTTGCATTCTCGTTTTGACAACTGTGGTCAAGTGTGTACATGTAACGAACGTATGTATTTACACGAAGATATCTATGATGTTTTCATGGAAAAATTCATTCCAAAAGTAAAAGCACTTAAAGTTGGCGACCCAATGCTAGAAGAAACCGATATGGGACCTAAAGTAAATGCTGCTGAGTTGAAAGCTATGGAGCACCTTGTTGCTGTAAGTATCAAAGAAGGGGCAACTGTTGCAACTGGTGGAAACAAACCAACAGGTCCTGGATTTGAAAAAGGATACTGGTTTGAACCAACTGTTTTAACTAATGTTACGCAAGAGATGACTATCGTTCATGAAGAGTCTTTTGGACCAATTTTACCTGTACTTAAATTCAAGACTTTTGAAGAAGTAATCGGGTATGCTAATGATTGCGAATATGGTTTGGCGGCGATGGTTTTCACCAACGATATGAGCACCATTATGAAATGTAATGATGAACTAGAATACGGAGAAATTTACGTAAACCGTGGTCATGGTGAGCAACACCAAGGTTTCCACAACGGATATAAATTATCTGGTTCTGGTGGGGAAGACGGTAAATACGGTTTTGAACAATATTTAGAAAAGAAAACTTTCTATATTAGACATAAAGCTTAAGTTAATACCATTTGCTATTGATTTTTTTCAAAGAAATCGTTTTGTAAAAAGCACTCCAGTACAGGGTTTTACTGTTACTGGAGCTTTTTCGGTAAATAGCATGACAAAAAATAAGTGAATGGATTTTCAAATAGAATAAGAACAAATGTATTGTTGATTTCTGTAGATAATCCAGATTAAATAAAAATACATAGACGAAGATGAATACAGCAATTAAAAATGTAAAAGTCCAATTGTTTAAAGTGCCATTGCCAGAGATTTTAAACGATGCAAAGCATGGAGATCATTCTCATTTCGAATTGGTAACAACTACCATAACTCTTGAAGATGGTTCAGAAGGAACAGGATATACGTATACTGGTGGTAAAGGTGGTCATGCGATAAAAGCGATGCTAGAACACGACTTTGCTTCGGTTTTAGTAGGTAAAGATGGAACTGATATTGATGGAATTTATGATTTCATGGAATGGCATGTACATTATGTAGGTCGTGGCGGAATTGCTTCATTTGCTATTTCAACCATAGATATTGCGTTATGGGATATTAAATGTAAAAAAGCAGGACAGCCTTTATGGAAAATGGCTGGCGGACAAGGTAATACTTGTAAAGCGTATTGTGGAGGAATCGATTTACAATTTCCTATCGAAAAACTTTTGCGCAACATGCAAGGGTATATGGATGCAGGTTTCAAAGCGGTGAAAATCAAAATTGGGCGTGAAAACCTAGAGGAAGATTTAGAGCGCATCAAAGCCGTTCGCGAATTTGTAGGTCCAGACGTGACTTTTATGGTAGATGCTAATTATTCCATGTCTAAAGAAAAGGCGATTCGTGCCATCGAAGGTTTCAAACAATACGATATTACTTGGTTTGAAGAACCAATCATCCCAGACGATTATAAAGGTTATGGTGAAATTGTTGACAAAACAGGATTCCCATTAGCAATGGGTGAAAACTTACATACCATTCACGAATTTGAGTATGCTTTTGACCAAGCCAAATTATCATTTATTCAACCAGATGCCTCTAACTGTGGCGGAATTACAGGTTGGTTAGCAGCTGCTAGATTGGCAGACAAACATAACATACCCGCTTGTTCACACGGTATGCAAGAACTACACGTAAGTTTGGTTTCGGCACAGCCTAATTCGGGTTGGTTAGAAGTACATAGTTTCCCTATTGACCAATACACAACACGTCCATTGGTGGTAGAAAACCATAGAGCTGTTGCTCCTGATTATCCTGGAACAGGAGTTATTTTTGACTGGGAAAAACTAGCTCCTTATGAGCAAAAATAAGATGTTAACTAACCAAAAAAGATTAACCCCATGAAGGCAACCCAATCCAATTTCGGAAAAATAGGCAATACAGACATTCATTTGTTTCGTTTGCAAAATGCCAATGGTACAGAAGTAACAGTAACAAATTATGGAGCTACCATTACTTCTATACTCATTCCTAATAAAGAAGGAAAACTAGAGAATATAGCTTGTGGATTTGATACTCTTGACGGGTATTTTTCTGAGGCTTATACTGCTAACGCCCCTTACTTTGGAGGAACCATCGGACGTTATTGTTCTCAAATTAAAGACGCTAGTTTTGAATTGAATGGAAAGAAATACAATTTAGCAAAAAACTGCGGTGAGAATAATTTACACGGTGGTAAAGTAGGTTTTGATAAAAAAATATGGAATGCTGAAATTTTAGATTCCAACGCTGTTGCCTCAGTAAAAATGACTTTGTTGAGTGAAAATTTAGAAGAAGGTTTTCCTGGCGATGTCAATACAACGGTTACATTTACCTTAACAGATGCTAATGAATTGCGTATCGATTATTCCGCTACACCTACAGAGGATACGCCTTTATCGTTAACGAATCATACCTATTTCAATTTGTCAAAATTTGCAGATACTGTCGAAAATCATTCGGTTCAATTATTTTCTAACCAAAGATTACAATTAGATGAAACTGGAGCTGCAACTGGTGAAATTGTGAATGTGGAAGGTGCAGCTGATGATTTAAGACAACCAAAAAGAATTGGCGAGGTACACCAGGCAATGAATGATGGTTTTGAACATTTTTACCTTTTTGATAATCCTACAGCACAACTGAATCGTGTGGCTTTGATTGCCAATGAATCGAATGATCTTCAACTAGAAGTGTTCACCACCGAGCCTTGTATGTTATTATATACTGGAAAATATACTTCTAACGATATTCAAAGAGAAAATGGTGAACAATATGGAAAATATCGTGGGTTTTGTTGTGAAACACATCGTTATCCCAACGGTCCTAACATAAGCCATTCGCCAAACAGCATTACTAAAGCTGGTGAAGAGTTTACAAGTACAACAGTCTTTAAATTCAAATGATTAGCAATACATTAACAACCAAAAATACACAATTATGATTGAAGGAATCTTACTAGCGATATTCGCTGGATTAATGCTAGGACTCTATGCATTACCTGAAAAATTTACGAAGGATTTTAAATACGAGAACACTTGGAGTTTGTTCTTTTTATTGACCATGTTTGTAGTGCCTATAATTGCATCTATTACATTGATTAACGGGTTTTCGACTATTTTTAGCGACATGCCAACAGATATTTTAATCAAAATGGGATTAGCTAGTTTCCTATGGGGAATAGGAGTAATGATGTGGAGTAAAGCCATCAATTACATCGGACTTTCATTAGGATTTTCGTTATTCATTGGAACCGTTATTTTGGTAGGTTCTTTGTTACCGTTTATTGTGGAAGGGTTACCGCCAACAAACAAATTAACCTTAATTCTAACGGGATTATTCATTGTACTCATTGGGATTTTCGCTAACGGAAAAGCCGGATATATTAGAGAAAAGGTAGAAAATAAAGATAATGACAATACCGACAAAGCTTCGATGACTACTGGAATTTTAATTGCAGTGGTGGGAGGTTTATTGGCTACAGGATTTAGCTATGCCAATGCGGTGGGTCGTCCTTATTTACATGAGGCTTGCCAGGCTCAAGGAAACGCTGATTGGATTACAGCTGTAGCGGTAATGTTTCCTATTTTTATCAGTGGTGGAATCGTGATGACGGCTTATTTTGTTTGGCAATTATCGGCTAAGAAAGCTTGGGGCGATTTTACCACTCCCGCTTTCGGAAAAAACTTTTTCTTGATATTGGTCATGGCAGTTTTTCATTATGCTGCATCGGCCTTGTTTGCTTTTGCTGCTTTCAAATTAGGAAACAGTGGAAATACAGTAGGTTATGCCATTTTCAATACCTCTTGTGTGGTTACCGCTATCATGAGTGGAATTGTTACTAAGGAATGGATTAACGCTTCGGCTAAGGCCAGAAACTTCCTTTATGCAGGATTAGCTTGTATGGTGGCAGGAATCATCTTTGTAGCATTCGGAAACGGGGCTATGTAAAAGGTAAACATTTTGTTTATTTATATATTTATTTTATTGAGACTGTCCGAAAAGTAATTTTCGGGCAGTTTTTTTAACAATGATGGTTTTATTTTTTTATAAACTAAAACCAAGTGGTATCTGAAATTCATTTGTTTGATTACATATTATTCGATTCACAAATTTGGATGCTTTATAACCTCAAAAGCCAAGAGAATAAGCTTTTATTCTAACATTTTAAATACAAAAAAACATTTGTATCACAAGCAAAATCAAATGTTCAAATAAAGTTGTCAGTAAGGTATAATTTTATAATTACCCAATTTTTGAGACCTAATACAACAATCTAAATGTAAATATAGAAAGGGACTACTTTGAACCTTTTTTGATAAAAAGAATAATGTATAATGGAACACGCTATTCATAATGATTTAGAGAAACTTTTTTTATTACATTATAAAGAATGGTGTTTTTTATCGTTCTCTTTTTTGAAAGATAGAGATGAGGCAGAAGAAGTGGTTCAAGACGTATGTGCTAAAATTTTAGTACGAAATAAAACGGATGAAATCCTAAATTTAAAATCCTATATCATCATAGCAATTAAGAATAGTTGTTTGAAAAAATTAAAAAAACAACAAAAATTTGTTTCTTTAAATGAAGCCGATTTAAATTATTTTTCAACAGATGAAGCAGCTGTTGTCGAAGATAAAACCTCACTACTACATAAAGCCTTAGAGCAGTTGCCACAACCTTCAAAAAGCATTTTTATTAGATGTGCCATCGAAGGAGAAAAATATCAGTTTGTGGCAGATTCCATGAATATTTCTATCAACACCGTTAAATACCATATTAAATCAGCCTATAAGAAAATGCGAATCGAAATGGTTGAAATAAGTATTTTGTTGTTGTTTCTTCTTAAAAATATCTGGGGGTAATCTATATCCTTAGGTGAAAATATTATATTTTAAAAAATACGCACGATTTTCATGGTAAAAACTACTGATTTTTAAAGGTTTATATTTTTGTTGCTAAAAAAAATATTTTTTTAAAAAATACGACTACCCGATATCGAAGTTTCGGGTCTTTATATTAAATACTAGTCATTAGATTTAAGATAGGACCTATGGAAATAATCGATGTAATTATAAAAAAACTACACCATCAAAACCTTTCTCCCGAGGAAACACGTTTCTTTGATACTTGGTTGCAAGAGTCTGAAAAGAATCTTGATTTCTTTACCAAGTTGGAACAGCTAAAAAACAAAAAAGAAGTTATAGCTGAAATTGCATCGGTAAACCCAGAGTTAGCTTGGCAAAAAGTACTCCGTAAATATGAGAAAGAAACCCGTCGCAATCAATTGCAATTATTCTCTAGACGTTTCTTAAGGTATGCTGCCGTATTTGTTGGAGCATTAGTTTTAGGGTATGTCGTAGATACTTTTGTTCTGACAAAACAATCAGTTACACTACCATCTAACGAAATAACCTTGCAATCTGAAAACGGGAATGTTCAGGTTTTGTCTTCAAATATGATTTACGGGATTAAAGATGCCAATGGTAGGACATTGGGAGCTAAAAGTGAAACTAAATTAGATTTTAGAGGCATTAAATACGTTGATAAATTAATCTACAATACATTGACTATTCCTTATGGTAAAAAGTTTGAAATCACCCTTTCAGACGGTACCATAGTCCACCTTAATTCAGGTTCTGTTATTAGATTTCCAATTAAATTCATCAATGGATATAAACGAAAAGTGAATCTTATTGGAGAAGGCTATTTTGAAGTCTCTAAAGATAAAAAACATCCTTTTATTGTTGAAACTGCACAGATGAATGTTACTGTTCTAGGTACGAAATTCAATGTCTCTGCCTATCCTGAAGATCCTTCCATTACGACAGTATTGGTAGAAGGTTCGGTTAGTCTTAGTTCTTCGTTAGTTAATTCAAAAGAAGTGTTACGCCTGGTTCCAGGAGATTGGGCTAACTGGTGGATTAAAACGGCAGGTATAAAAAGGAAACAGGTGGATACAGATATTTATACCAGCTGGATTGATGGGCGGATTGTTTTCAAAAATCAAAAATTTGGCAACATTATCAAAAAATTAGAACGTCATTATGATGTAAAAATCAAAAACAATTACCAAGAGCTTAATCAAGAGTTGTTTACTGCTTCATTTGATGTAGAAACGATTGAAGAAGCGCTCAATTCATTTGCAGAGAATAAAAATTTCAAATTTGAAATAAAAGATAAATTAATCACTATTAACAAACCTTAAAAAAGAATTGCCAATGAGAAATACCGATTGAAAATGATGAATCATTACTTACTATTATCAAATAAACCAAAAAATTTATGAAAAAAAATATTAGTCAAAGACACACTTTGTCTTTTTTTATTCGATTTAATTTAGCTTTTAAACTAACAATTTTATTGCTACTTATTACCGTTTGTTCAACTAATGCAAAAACCTATTCTCAAAACATAAAACTTACTTATGACCTAAAAGATGTTACGATTGCCACTCTTTTAGAAAAAATTGAAAAAGATACTAAGTTTAAATTTTTATTTAACAATGAAGAAATCAATGGAGATAGAGTAGTATCTATTAATGTGAAAAATGAAGAACTTAAAGATATACTAGATAAAATATTTTTAAATTCAAATATCACATACAAAGTAAAAAACAAGCAAATTATTTTAAAAGAAAATAATGAAGTAAACAATGTTGCTAGTAATGATAACATCATACAGCAAATCACCATCAAGGGAACAGTGAAAGATGCTGATGGCATGCCAATTCCCGGCGCAAATGTACTAGTCAAAGGAACAACCATCGGGACTACAACTGATATCGATGGAAATTATGTTTTAGGAGTGCCTGAATCTGCTAAGATATTAGTGTTTTCTTATCTAGGTTTAAAATCTACCGAAGTGGCCATAGCAGGTAAAACGACTATAAATGTATCTCTGCAGAGTGATGCAGCTAACTTAGACGAAGTGGTTGTCATTGGGTATGGTACGATAAAAAAGTCGGATGTTACAGGTTCTGTAGCTTCTGCAGATGTCAAAGAATTAAATAAAACTCAAAACACTTCTATTGCTCAAGCAATCCAAGGAAGAATGGCAGGTGTTACTGTTTCTAAAAGTTCTGGGGCACCAGGTTCTACTCCCACAGTTAGAGTTCGTGGTTTTGGGACAGTAAATAATGCTGACCCTTTGTATATTGTAGATGGTGTTCCTATTAGTGATATTTCTAGTATTAATATGGAGGATGCTAAATCTATTGAAGTACTTAAAGATGCTTCGGCTACTGCTATTTATGGTTCTAGAGGTGCTAATGGTGTTGTATTAATCACAACCAAAAGTGGTACAAAAGGGAAAACAACAATTTCCTATACTACATATGCTGGGGTTGAAGAGCGTATTGACAATTTAAAAGTGATGAATGCTGAGCAATGGGCCACTTTATTTAATGAAGGATTGGCAAATGATGGGCGTCCATTGAATCAAGACTTAATCAATCCAGCATCATTACCATCGTATAATTGGAAAGATTTAGTATATAGATCAGCTAATATACAAAGTCACCAACTTTCAGCATCAGGTGGTTCCGATAAATCAACTTTTTATGTTTCGTTTGGATACATTGATCAAGAAGGTATTGTAGTTAATTCTTCATATAATAGGATTAATTTTAGAGTAAACAATACTTATCAAATTCTTCCAAAAGTTAAATTGGGGCATAATATTCAATATTCGAAAGCAAAAACTAGAAGTGTTGCCGAGTTTGGAAATTCAACTAGTAGAGTAGCATTTTTAGGATATTTGAATGATCCAGTATCTCCTATTTACAATCCTGATGGAACTTTTGGTATATCCAAATACAATTCCATTGTTGCAAATCCACTTGCTTTTGCTACTTATGTGAATACTCCTTCTATTAAAGAAAGCTTTTTAGGTGATGTTTCATTGGATGTTGATATTATTAATGGATTAAAATTTAAATCCAATTTGGGTTTACAAATCAACAATACCAAAGTGGATAATTTTGTACCTGCTTATTTTGTATCCTCTATTATTAATTCGGCTCTAAGTACTTATACTTTAAATAGAAGCGAAAATAGGGTTTACGTATTGTCTAATACGTTGAATTACAATGTAACTTTGGCAAAAAAACATAGTATTAGTGCATTATTGGGACAAGAGGTTCAAGAATTAAATTTCAATAATGTTAATACCACTCGAAATGATATTCCGCCGAGTGTCATCAATCCAACTTTAAGTGCTGGTTCTATCTCTTCAGCAACTAACAGCGGAGATATTTCTGAATCAAGATTGTTGTCATTTTTTGGTCGATTCAATTATAATTATGATGATAGGTATTTGCTAACTGGGACATTTAGAAAAGATGGTTCATCTCGTTTTGGATCTAATAATCGTTGGGCAAATTTCCCTTCCTTAGCATTGGCATGGAATATTCACAATGAAAAATTTTATAATGTTGAGGCGATTAACCAATTCAAGTTTCGTTTAGGTTGGGGGAAAACGGGGAATCAAGATATCCCAAATTCAGCCATCTTTAATACTTTAAATATTGGAACTAATTATCCTTTTGGACCTACAGAAACTACAACAGTAGGTGTAACTCCATTAACACCAGGGAATTCTAATTTAAAATGGGAAACTACTGTTACTAAAAATATCGGACTTGATTTAGCATTTTTAAATAATTCAATCACATTCACGGCTGATTATTTTATTAAAAACACCACTGATATGTTAATGCCAACTCCAATTTTATCTTCATCAGGATATCGAAATACTCCTTTTACGAATGCGGGAAATATTCAAAATGATGGATTTGAATTTACTGCAAATTATAAAAAAGTAATTAAAGATTTTTCATTTAATATAGGAGGTAATATTGCGATTATTAAAAATAAAGTGCTCCAACTTGCTACAGAGGGAACTGTTTTCCAAACAGGTAATGCACAAGGAGGTATTGCTAATGTAAGCCGTACCGAAGCAGGACATCCATTGGCTTCTTTCTATGGACTAGAAATGATTGGTCTTTTTCAAAATCAAAATGAAATTAGTACTTATCCAAATTTACCAGGAACAAAACCAGGAGATGCAAAATACAAAGATCAAAATGACGACGGAATTATTAATGATGCTGATAGAACGTTTATAGGTTCTCCATTACCAAAGTTTACTTATGGTATTAATCTTAACATTGATTACAAGCAGTTTGATTTATCAGCCTTTTTTCAAGGAAGTGAAGGGAATAAAATTTTTAATGCCAGTGATTATGATTTGATGGGGGACTTGTCTACAAACTTTAATGTTGATTATTTAGGAAGATGGACAGGTGAGGGAACTTCTAATTCTATTCCAAGGGCTTCTTTTGCTAGTCAAGCAAACAACTCTAGAACTTCGAGTCGATATGTGAAAGACGGTTCTTATTTGAGATTGAAAAATGTTCAATTAGGGTATACTTTACCTAAAGACATTAGTAATAAAATAGCTTTAGATCAGTTGCGATTTTATGTTTCTGCTCAAAACTTGTTGACATTCACTAAATATAATGGTCTTGATCCAGAAGTAGGAATTGATAATTCTCAAAATAGTCCATTGGATATTGGAATTGATAGAGGAAGGTATCCTTCTGTGAGAACGGTTTCTTTGGGACTAAATATGAATTTTTAAATAGAAAATTATGAA is from Flavobacterium sp. NG2 and encodes:
- a CDS encoding TonB-dependent receptor; translation: MKKNISQRHTLSFFIRFNLAFKLTILLLLITVCSTNAKTYSQNIKLTYDLKDVTIATLLEKIEKDTKFKFLFNNEEINGDRVVSINVKNEELKDILDKIFLNSNITYKVKNKQIILKENNEVNNVASNDNIIQQITIKGTVKDADGMPIPGANVLVKGTTIGTTTDIDGNYVLGVPESAKILVFSYLGLKSTEVAIAGKTTINVSLQSDAANLDEVVVIGYGTIKKSDVTGSVASADVKELNKTQNTSIAQAIQGRMAGVTVSKSSGAPGSTPTVRVRGFGTVNNADPLYIVDGVPISDISSINMEDAKSIEVLKDASATAIYGSRGANGVVLITTKSGTKGKTTISYTTYAGVEERIDNLKVMNAEQWATLFNEGLANDGRPLNQDLINPASLPSYNWKDLVYRSANIQSHQLSASGGSDKSTFYVSFGYIDQEGIVVNSSYNRINFRVNNTYQILPKVKLGHNIQYSKAKTRSVAEFGNSTSRVAFLGYLNDPVSPIYNPDGTFGISKYNSIVANPLAFATYVNTPSIKESFLGDVSLDVDIINGLKFKSNLGLQINNTKVDNFVPAYFVSSIINSALSTYTLNRSENRVYVLSNTLNYNVTLAKKHSISALLGQEVQELNFNNVNTTRNDIPPSVINPTLSAGSISSATNSGDISESRLLSFFGRFNYNYDDRYLLTGTFRKDGSSRFGSNNRWANFPSLALAWNIHNEKFYNVEAINQFKFRLGWGKTGNQDIPNSAIFNTLNIGTNYPFGPTETTTVGVTPLTPGNSNLKWETTVTKNIGLDLAFLNNSITFTADYFIKNTTDMLMPTPILSSSGYRNTPFTNAGNIQNDGFEFTANYKKVIKDFSFNIGGNIAIIKNKVLQLATEGTVFQTGNAQGGIANVSRTEAGHPLASFYGLEMIGLFQNQNEISTYPNLPGTKPGDAKYKDQNDDGIINDADRTFIGSPLPKFTYGINLNIDYKQFDLSAFFQGSEGNKIFNASDYDLMGDLSTNFNVDYLGRWTGEGTSNSIPRASFASQANNSRTSSRYVKDGSYLRLKNVQLGYTLPKDISNKIALDQLRFYVSAQNLLTFTKYNGLDPEVGIDNSQNSPLDIGIDRGRYPSVRTVSLGLNMNF